The following are encoded in a window of Alphaproteobacteria bacterium genomic DNA:
- a CDS encoding L-glutamate gamma-semialdehyde dehydrogenase yields MPFPFAPDKLLPEEAALNRLAATAALPPALAEKVAREALDLAGRLRAEGGKRLGVETFLAEFELSTAEGVALMCLAEALLRIPDKATIDALIGDKLGAPDWDKHLGHADSVLVNASAWGLALTGRFLDWTGDSHGGAGDLLRRALGRLGAPVLRRAIEAAMRIMGQQFVMGETIDAALSRAAQAPAHHTHSFDMLGEAAKTADDAARYFASYKAAIAAIAAKAQGRDPRRNPGISVKLSALHSRYEPALRARAFDELLPRLSALAEHAAQAGINFTVDAEEADRLVLSLELFEALARDKRLDGWDGLGLAVQAYQKRAVGVCAWLGDLARDARRRFIVRLVKGAYWDSEIKWAQERGLSDYPVFVRKPATDLSYRACAIRLLAAKGAIYGQFATHNPRSALEILALADGRDDFEFQKLHGMGDGLYDALGSRARVRVYAPVGAHRDLLPYLVRRLLENGANTSFIHQIKDNSVPLGDIVADPETALARTTKPVRLPAAMFADRKNSAGYDLADDKVRGELVAAIGALNLGPAPAETPVAAEIETAAHGFVAWSKRSVADRAAILERAADLFEANGKELIAAIVREGFRTIPDAVSELREAVDFLRYYASEARRVCGTQTLPGPTGERNTLALGGRGVFACVSPWNFPLAIFTGQIAAALAVGNSVVAKPAPQTPQIAARAVALLHEAGIPRDVLRLVIGGPKIGQALIEDPRIAGVAFTGSTATAQTINRALAAKNGPIVPLIAETGGVNAMIADSSALTEQLVNDAIVSAFQSAGQRCSALRLLFVQEDAADRTIAMLKGAMAELRLGDAGDPATDIGPVIDADAKAKLDAYLADNRARIVAQSAAVPPGNFVPPTLLDVTLANAPTREIFGPILHLVRWRQDRLDDVLAAIAGTGYGLTLGIHSRLESFQARVRAALSVGNIYVNRSTIGAVVGVQPFGGHGLSGTGPKAGGPNYLARFGVETTLSVNTAAVGGDVALMAGGR; encoded by the coding sequence ATGCCCTTCCCCTTCGCGCCCGACAAGCTTCTGCCGGAAGAAGCCGCACTCAATCGCCTCGCCGCCACCGCCGCTTTGCCCCCGGCACTGGCCGAGAAAGTGGCGCGCGAAGCGCTCGACCTCGCCGGGCGTTTGCGGGCCGAAGGCGGCAAGCGTTTGGGTGTGGAAACCTTCCTTGCCGAGTTCGAACTTTCGACCGCCGAGGGCGTGGCGCTGATGTGCTTGGCGGAAGCGCTGCTGCGCATCCCCGACAAGGCGACGATCGACGCGCTGATCGGCGACAAGCTGGGCGCGCCCGATTGGGACAAGCATCTCGGCCACGCGGACTCGGTTTTGGTGAACGCCTCGGCCTGGGGCTTGGCACTGACCGGACGTTTCCTCGATTGGACGGGGGACAGCCACGGCGGCGCCGGCGATCTGCTGCGCCGCGCGCTGGGGCGATTGGGGGCGCCGGTGTTGCGCCGCGCGATCGAAGCGGCGATGCGCATCATGGGCCAGCAATTCGTGATGGGCGAAACGATCGACGCCGCCTTGTCGCGCGCCGCGCAAGCGCCCGCCCATCACACCCATTCCTTCGACATGCTGGGCGAGGCCGCGAAAACCGCCGACGATGCCGCGCGCTATTTCGCCAGCTACAAAGCCGCAATCGCGGCCATCGCGGCGAAGGCGCAAGGACGCGATCCGCGCCGCAATCCCGGCATTTCGGTGAAACTCTCGGCCCTGCATTCGCGTTACGAGCCCGCGTTGCGCGCGCGGGCTTTCGATGAACTTCTGCCGCGCCTGTCGGCCTTGGCCGAACATGCCGCGCAAGCCGGAATCAATTTCACCGTCGATGCCGAGGAAGCCGACCGGCTCGTGCTGTCGCTCGAACTTTTCGAAGCGCTGGCGCGCGATAAGCGGCTCGACGGCTGGGACGGACTCGGCCTCGCGGTCCAAGCGTATCAAAAGCGCGCCGTCGGCGTGTGCGCATGGCTCGGCGATCTCGCGCGCGACGCCAGGCGGCGCTTCATAGTGCGCCTGGTCAAAGGCGCCTATTGGGACAGCGAGATCAAATGGGCGCAGGAGCGCGGGCTTTCCGACTATCCCGTTTTCGTGCGCAAACCGGCGACCGATCTTTCCTATCGCGCCTGCGCGATAAGGCTGCTGGCCGCGAAGGGCGCGATCTACGGCCAATTCGCGACGCATAATCCGCGCAGCGCGCTCGAAATCCTGGCGCTGGCCGATGGCCGCGACGATTTCGAATTCCAGAAGCTGCACGGCATGGGCGACGGGCTATACGACGCGTTGGGTTCGCGCGCCCGCGTACGCGTCTATGCGCCCGTGGGCGCCCATCGCGATCTGCTGCCCTATCTCGTGCGGCGCTTGTTGGAAAACGGCGCCAACACATCCTTCATCCACCAGATCAAAGACAATTCCGTGCCGCTCGGCGATATCGTCGCCGATCCGGAAACGGCACTCGCGCGCACGACCAAACCGGTGCGTCTTCCGGCGGCGATGTTCGCCGACCGCAAGAATTCGGCGGGCTACGATCTCGCCGACGATAAGGTGCGCGGCGAACTTGTCGCGGCGATTGGCGCGTTGAACCTGGGCCCTGCTCCGGCCGAAACGCCGGTCGCGGCGGAAATCGAAACCGCGGCGCATGGTTTCGTCGCGTGGTCCAAACGATCCGTCGCGGATCGTGCGGCCATTCTGGAACGCGCCGCCGATCTGTTCGAAGCCAACGGCAAGGAATTGATCGCCGCCATCGTGCGCGAAGGCTTCCGCACAATTCCCGACGCGGTGTCGGAACTGCGCGAGGCGGTCGATTTCCTGCGCTATTACGCGAGCGAAGCGCGGCGGGTTTGCGGCACCCAAACGCTGCCCGGCCCGACGGGCGAGCGCAATACGCTCGCCCTCGGCGGGCGCGGCGTGTTCGCCTGTGTTTCGCCGTGGAACTTCCCGTTGGCGATCTTTACGGGCCAGATCGCGGCGGCTTTGGCCGTGGGCAACAGCGTCGTCGCCAAGCCCGCCCCGCAAACGCCGCAAATCGCCGCGCGCGCCGTCGCCTTGCTGCACGAAGCCGGAATCCCGCGCGACGTGCTGCGCTTGGTTATCGGCGGGCCGAAGATCGGCCAGGCTTTGATCGAGGATCCGCGCATCGCCGGTGTCGCCTTCACCGGATCGACCGCGACGGCGCAAACGATCAATCGCGCACTTGCCGCCAAGAACGGGCCGATCGTGCCGCTGATCGCGGAGACGGGCGGCGTCAACGCGATGATCGCCGATAGCTCGGCGTTGACCGAGCAACTCGTCAACGACGCGATCGTCTCCGCCTTCCAAAGTGCGGGCCAGCGCTGCTCGGCTTTGCGCCTGCTGTTCGTGCAGGAAGATGCCGCCGACCGCACGATCGCGATGCTGAAGGGCGCCATGGCGGAATTGCGCCTGGGCGATGCGGGCGATCCCGCGACCGATATCGGGCCGGTGATCGATGCTGACGCGAAGGCGAAGCTCGACGCGTATCTCGCCGATAACCGCGCGCGGATCGTCGCGCAAAGCGCGGCCGTGCCGCCCGGCAATTTCGTGCCGCCAACGCTGCTCGACGTGACGCTGGCCAACGCCCCGACGCGCGAGATTTTCGGGCCGATCCTGCATCTCGTGCGCTGGCGCCAAGATCGCCTCGACGACGTTCTCGCCGCGATCGCGGGCACGGGCTACGGCCTGACGCTCGGCATCCATTCGCGGTTGGAAAGTTTCCAGGCCCGTGTGCGCGCGGCGCTTTCGGTCGGCAATATCTACGTCAACCGTTCGACCATCGGCGCCGTCGTCGGCGTGCAGCCTTTCGGCGGGCATGGGCTTTCGGGCACAGGGCCGAAAGCGGGGGGCCCGAATTATCTGGCGCGCTTCGGCGTCGAAACGACGCTCAGCGTCAACACCGCCGCCGTCGGCGGCGATGTCGCGTTGATGGCTGGCGGGCGATGA
- a CDS encoding Lrp/AsnC ligand binding domain-containing protein: MDAIDLQILDALQHEARITNVDLARRVGLSPTPCLERVRRLERDGYIQGYRAELDANRLGAGLLVFLEVSIDRTSSEAFAEFAAKIKAQREVIECHMVAGGFDYLLKVRVRDMEAYRDFLGRTLVDVPHIRETRTYMVMEQVKTGGAIPLAL; encoded by the coding sequence ATGGACGCTATCGATTTGCAGATTTTGGACGCGCTCCAACACGAAGCGCGGATCACCAATGTCGACCTCGCCAGGCGCGTGGGGTTGAGCCCCACGCCGTGCTTGGAACGCGTGCGGCGCTTGGAACGCGACGGCTATATCCAAGGCTATCGCGCGGAGTTGGACGCGAACCGGCTGGGGGCGGGCCTGCTCGTCTTCCTCGAAGTGTCGATCGACCGCACCTCGTCCGAGGCGTTCGCCGAATTCGCGGCGAAGATCAAAGCCCAGCGCGAAGTGATCGAATGCCACATGGTCGCGGGCGGCTTCGACTATCTGCTGAAAGTGCGCGTGCGCGACATGGAAGCCTATCGCGACTTCCTGGGCCGCACGCTGGTCGACGTGCCCCATATCCGCGAAACGCGGACCTATATGGTGATGGAGCAGGTCAAGACCGGCGGCGCCATCCCGTTGGCGCTTTAG
- the ppc gene encoding phosphoenolpyruvate carboxylase — protein sequence MVIRSSEGDRQFRALVKLLGGLVGETVRAHDGEAAYSAVESLRTGFVELRRGGEPKAAEVARLAAGLRKIEAADATLLARAFALFFAVVNIAEEAWRAAERGTETEAWPRSFPDTLAQLGAHATPKKIAAALPKMSLMPVMTAHPTEARRQSVQRGHRRLYELVMQLVTLDPRTAPHARALDAIKGEIATLWKTDTVRADKLTVADEVANGLLFFRAALYDAVADSLRALDAATGQAPHGLIAFGSWIGGDRDGNPNVTSRTTLFAMRAQSREVLREYLRRVDAMAERLTQSQAYIRLLDDFAKSLAADDKRYATATFAGQTHVLAREPYRRKIAYMRLRLAKRLAWTEAKIAGNDDLPLPDEAYPDAASFAADVTALRKALVHDGDRYLSSGALLDLERLVGVFGFHLARLDVRQESKRHRKAVSELVAGLPGLPDYETLDEEQRLDLLDDLIARPGPVLLMGPKLSAETEEILATLNAVATLHAELGPLAIETYVISMADRASAVLEVQFLAKLAGLAGKLRVAPLFETIADLRAGPGILRALLARPGYRALLDAAGGTQEIMLGYSDSCKDGGILASGWALHSAQTELARVFDAAKVPYVLFHGRGGSHARGGGPTHDSILAGPREAANGRIKFTEQGEVLSFKYSNRDTAAYELTVALSGLLKKTLGPPYRKGARPADWERAMARLAELGEEAYRDLVATPGFLDYFYETTPVDELGGLNIGSRPSHRPQAGRDIRAIRAIPWVFGWSLARLALPAWYGIGTAIEAFAKESPANLRLLKRMHRDWPFFRNLVDNVAMAEAKASLPVAKLYQPLARDAASAKRVFEMISDELALTAKALKRVAGASPLAANPSLALSLERRKPYLDAMNALQAVLLTKLRDGGGADWRHPLLLTVNAIAAGMRNTG from the coding sequence ATGGTTATTCGTAGTTCGGAAGGCGATCGGCAGTTTCGCGCGTTGGTGAAGCTGCTCGGTGGGTTGGTCGGCGAAACGGTTCGCGCGCATGACGGGGAAGCGGCGTATTCCGCCGTCGAATCTTTGCGTACCGGTTTCGTCGAGTTGCGGCGCGGCGGCGAGCCCAAAGCGGCGGAGGTCGCGCGCCTCGCCGCCGGTTTGCGCAAAATCGAGGCGGCCGATGCCACGTTATTGGCCCGCGCCTTCGCGCTGTTCTTCGCGGTCGTGAACATCGCCGAGGAAGCCTGGCGCGCCGCCGAGCGCGGTACGGAGACCGAGGCGTGGCCGCGTTCCTTCCCCGATACGCTGGCCCAGCTCGGCGCGCATGCCACGCCGAAGAAGATCGCCGCCGCCTTGCCGAAAATGTCGCTGATGCCGGTGATGACCGCGCATCCGACCGAGGCGCGGCGCCAATCGGTGCAGCGCGGCCATCGCCGGCTTTACGAACTGGTCATGCAGTTGGTGACGCTCGATCCGCGCACAGCGCCGCATGCGCGCGCGCTGGACGCGATCAAGGGCGAGATCGCGACCTTGTGGAAGACCGACACGGTGCGCGCCGACAAGTTGACCGTGGCCGACGAAGTCGCCAACGGCTTGCTGTTCTTCCGCGCCGCCCTTTACGACGCGGTGGCGGATTCGTTGCGTGCACTGGACGCCGCGACCGGCCAAGCGCCCCACGGCCTGATCGCGTTCGGGTCATGGATCGGCGGCGATCGCGACGGCAACCCGAACGTCACCTCGCGCACCACGCTGTTCGCGATGCGCGCGCAATCGCGCGAGGTCTTGCGCGAGTATCTGCGCCGCGTCGATGCGATGGCCGAGCGCCTGACGCAATCGCAGGCCTATATCCGCCTGCTCGACGATTTCGCGAAGAGCCTCGCCGCCGACGACAAGCGCTACGCCACCGCGACCTTCGCGGGCCAAACGCATGTGCTGGCGCGCGAGCCCTATCGGCGCAAGATCGCCTATATGCGTTTGCGCCTCGCCAAGCGCCTTGCTTGGACCGAAGCGAAGATCGCGGGCAACGACGATCTGCCTTTGCCCGACGAAGCCTATCCCGACGCCGCCAGCTTCGCCGCCGATGTGACGGCGCTGCGCAAGGCGCTGGTCCATGACGGCGATCGTTATCTTTCGTCGGGCGCGCTGCTCGATCTCGAGCGGCTCGTCGGCGTGTTCGGCTTCCATCTGGCGCGTTTGGACGTGCGCCAGGAATCCAAACGCCACCGCAAGGCGGTGAGCGAACTCGTCGCCGGTCTGCCGGGCCTGCCCGATTACGAAACGCTGGACGAGGAACAACGCCTCGATCTGCTCGACGATCTGATCGCGCGGCCGGGCCCGGTTTTGCTGATGGGCCCCAAACTGTCGGCGGAGACCGAGGAGATATTGGCGACTCTCAACGCCGTCGCCACGCTGCACGCCGAACTCGGGCCGCTCGCCATCGAGACTTATGTGATCTCGATGGCCGATCGCGCCAGCGCGGTGCTGGAGGTGCAGTTCCTGGCGAAGCTCGCAGGACTTGCGGGCAAACTGCGCGTGGCGCCGTTGTTCGAAACCATCGCTGATCTGCGCGCCGGGCCGGGTATCTTGCGCGCGTTGCTCGCCCGCCCCGGCTATCGCGCGTTGCTGGATGCGGCCGGCGGCACGCAGGAAATCATGCTCGGCTATTCGGATTCCTGCAAAGACGGCGGCATTCTCGCCTCCGGCTGGGCGCTGCATTCCGCGCAGACCGAACTCGCGCGCGTGTTCGACGCGGCCAAAGTGCCCTACGTGTTGTTCCACGGCCGCGGCGGCAGCCATGCGCGCGGCGGCGGCCCGACGCATGATTCGATCCTCGCCGGCCCGCGCGAGGCCGCGAACGGACGCATCAAATTCACCGAACAGGGCGAAGTGCTCTCGTTCAAATATTCGAACCGCGACACGGCGGCGTACGAGCTCACCGTTGCACTCTCGGGCCTTCTGAAGAAGACACTCGGCCCGCCCTATCGCAAGGGGGCACGCCCCGCCGATTGGGAACGCGCGATGGCGCGGCTGGCCGAATTGGGCGAAGAAGCCTATCGCGATCTGGTCGCGACACCGGGCTTCCTCGACTATTTCTACGAGACCACGCCGGTCGACGAATTGGGCGGGCTCAATATCGGGTCGCGCCCGTCGCACCGCCCGCAAGCCGGGCGCGACATCCGCGCGATCCGCGCCATTCCCTGGGTGTTCGGCTGGTCGCTCGCCCGCCTCGCCTTGCCCGCGTGGTACGGGATCGGTACGGCGATCGAAGCCTTCGCCAAGGAATCGCCCGCCAATCTGCGTTTGCTCAAACGCATGCATCGCGATTGGCCGTTCTTCCGCAATCTCGTCGACAATGTCGCGATGGCGGAAGCCAAGGCGTCGCTGCCCGTCGCCAAGCTCTACCAGCCGCTCGCGCGCGACGCCGCCAGCGCCAAGCGCGTGTTCGAAATGATTTCGGACGAGCTCGCGCTGACCGCCAAGGCCCTGAAGCGCGTGGCGGGCGCGTCGCCGCTCGCCGCCAACCCGTCGCTCGCCTTGTCGCTCGAACGGCGCAAACCCTATCTCGACGCGATGAACGCGCTGCAGGCCGTGCTGCTGACCAAGCTGCGCGACGGCGGGGGTGCGGATTGGCGCCATCCGCTGCTGCTGACCGTCAACGCCATCGCCGCGGGCATGCGCAACACGGGCTAA
- a CDS encoding mannitol dehydrogenase family protein: MKRLSRATLANLPAQVSRPKFDPAKLARGIVHLGCGAFHRAHQAWYTQRAIEAAGGDWGITGASLRGLDVPAQLNPQDGLYGVLVLDDDKRRVEIMGVIGEVLHAPSDPAALIARIGDMSTRIVSSTVTEKGYCHIPATGDLDVRHPDIVADLADPERPRSAIGILVAGLARARAAGHAPPTVLCCDNLPSNGRVVARLAAQYAGLRDAKLRDWIERNVAFPCTMIDRIVPATTDDDRKTAAAITGVDDQGLVVAEPFAQWVIEDKFGGPRPAWDQAGAQIVPDVAPYERAKLRLLNGAHSALAYRGLAKGHTTVAEAIADPELRAATRAIMREAAATLAPVPGLDLDAYADALCARFANRGIRHRLIQIAMDGSQKLPQRLLGTISENLSAGRDAPEAIKAVAAWIGHVRREGTKLQDPLAATLTALRGLDDFLACEAVFGRELPKNPRFTTPLRALVA; the protein is encoded by the coding sequence ATGAAACGATTATCGCGCGCGACCCTCGCCAATCTTCCGGCCCAAGTTTCGCGGCCGAAATTCGACCCGGCCAAGCTCGCGCGCGGCATCGTCCATCTGGGGTGTGGTGCCTTCCACCGCGCCCATCAGGCTTGGTACACGCAGCGCGCCATCGAAGCCGCCGGTGGCGATTGGGGCATTACGGGTGCGAGTCTGCGCGGCCTCGACGTTCCCGCCCAGTTGAACCCGCAAGACGGGCTCTATGGCGTGCTGGTGCTCGACGACGATAAGCGCCGCGTCGAGATCATGGGCGTGATCGGCGAAGTGCTGCACGCTCCCAGCGATCCCGCCGCGTTGATCGCACGCATCGGCGACATGTCGACGCGCATCGTGTCCTCGACCGTCACCGAGAAGGGTTATTGCCACATCCCGGCGACCGGCGATCTGGATGTTCGGCATCCCGATATCGTCGCCGACCTCGCCGATCCCGAACGCCCGCGCTCGGCCATCGGCATTCTGGTTGCCGGCCTCGCCCGCGCGCGCGCTGCGGGCCATGCGCCGCCGACGGTGCTGTGTTGCGACAACCTGCCGTCCAACGGCCGCGTGGTCGCGAGGCTCGCCGCGCAATATGCGGGTCTGCGCGATGCGAAGCTGCGCGACTGGATCGAGCGCAACGTCGCCTTCCCCTGCACGATGATCGACCGCATCGTGCCTGCAACCACCGACGACGACCGCAAAACGGCCGCCGCGATTACCGGCGTCGACGATCAAGGCTTGGTGGTGGCCGAGCCCTTCGCCCAATGGGTGATCGAGGACAAGTTCGGCGGCCCGCGCCCCGCCTGGGACCAAGCGGGCGCCCAGATCGTGCCGGACGTCGCCCCCTATGAACGTGCGAAGCTGCGACTGCTGAATGGTGCCCATTCGGCGCTGGCCTATCGCGGTCTCGCCAAAGGCCACACGACGGTCGCCGAGGCGATCGCCGATCCCGAATTGCGCGCCGCGACACGCGCGATCATGCGCGAGGCGGCGGCAACGCTCGCCCCCGTGCCCGGCCTCGATCTCGACGCCTATGCCGACGCGCTGTGCGCGCGTTTCGCCAATCGCGGCATCCGCCATCGCCTGATCCAAATCGCGATGGATGGCTCGCAAAAACTGCCGCAGCGTTTGCTCGGCACGATTTCGGAAAATTTGTCGGCGGGACGCGACGCGCCCGAGGCGATCAAAGCCGTCGCCGCCTGGATCGGCCATGTCCGCCGCGAAGGGACGAAACTTCAAGACCCGCTGGCCGCGACACTGACCGCTTTGCGCGGCCTCGACGATTTCTTGGCCTGCGAAGCGGTGTTCGGCAGGGAATTGCCGAAGAACCCGCGTTTCACGACGCCGCTGCGCGCCCTCGTCGCCTAA
- a CDS encoding Gfo/Idh/MocA family oxidoreductase yields the protein MSNLRIGWIGCGTHAGEMLLPHLVRHNVTLAGLCDKSPDNLARIARSYGVSAENCTDDAAKLIARQDIDAIGMAIGPAAHVELGCAALERGLPVFMEKPPGGDVAGAKRLQAAAEKSGKPLVLGFMKRYSTANRIAINIVKGGQFGAPASFLGQYMTAPTYFTKDPDYTGFYLHHCVHYMDLVPHLMGKPVELLARRHELAPGKLLLHVDFKFDNGGLATLVMGTHQSRATPMEWWQVMGDHKRVEVRNVHEVRYFRAPEFKVSRKEATLDDAVDTLVWEPNLTVAANEDHKGYHAILGDFLAAVRGEKVDVPGIADGVAAMRILEAMISSSASGKPIAL from the coding sequence ATGAGCAATCTACGGATCGGTTGGATCGGCTGCGGCACGCATGCCGGGGAAATGCTGCTGCCCCATCTCGTGCGCCATAACGTGACGCTGGCGGGGCTGTGCGACAAAAGCCCCGACAATCTGGCCCGCATCGCGCGCAGCTACGGCGTGTCGGCCGAGAATTGCACCGACGACGCGGCCAAGCTGATCGCGCGCCAGGATATCGACGCGATCGGCATGGCGATCGGCCCGGCAGCCCATGTGGAACTGGGCTGCGCGGCGCTGGAACGGGGCTTGCCCGTGTTCATGGAGAAGCCGCCGGGCGGCGACGTGGCGGGGGCCAAGCGCCTGCAAGCGGCGGCGGAGAAATCGGGCAAGCCGCTCGTCCTCGGTTTCATGAAGCGTTATTCGACCGCCAACCGCATCGCGATCAACATCGTGAAGGGCGGACAATTCGGCGCGCCGGCCAGCTTCCTGGGCCAGTACATGACCGCACCCACCTATTTCACCAAGGACCCGGATTATACGGGCTTCTATCTGCATCATTGCGTGCACTACATGGACCTGGTGCCGCATTTGATGGGCAAGCCGGTCGAGTTGCTGGCGCGCCGTCACGAATTGGCGCCCGGCAAATTGCTGCTGCATGTCGATTTCAAATTCGACAATGGCGGCCTCGCCACGCTGGTGATGGGCACGCATCAATCGCGTGCCACGCCGATGGAATGGTGGCAGGTGATGGGCGATCACAAGCGCGTGGAAGTGCGCAACGTCCATGAGGTCCGTTACTTCCGCGCGCCCGAGTTCAAGGTGTCGCGCAAGGAAGCGACACTCGACGACGCCGTCGATACGCTGGTGTGGGAGCCGAACCTGACGGTCGCGGCGAACGAAGACCATAAGGGTTATCACGCCATTCTCGGCGACTTCCTGGCCGCCGTGCGCGGCGAGAAGGTCGATGTGCCGGGTATTGCGGACGGTGTGGCCGCCATGCGAATTCTGGAGGCGATGATTTCATCTTCGGCCTCTGGAAAGCCCATCGCCCTATGA
- a CDS encoding sugar phosphate isomerase/epimerase → MTNKIGVISMFYARPFGRANFGTFAQARASGMEFMELLVPEPGELDARETKVAAAEHGLDLVFAARVNLQRDLASPDEAARKAGLAYLHFCVDEAVAYGVKIVGGPLYGAPLVFAGRPPAPVDADARKRRFDWVVNGLKDAAAYAADKGVILGLEPLNRFETDIANTTEHALEIVDAVGNKALGAMLDTFHMNMEDRDIAAAIRKAGKRMVHFQANENHRGFVGDGHIDWPSVARAIVAVGYTGPITLEPFRRDDVPAGTCVAQWRAPHRNEDAELAASGAYLRAALDSARRAA, encoded by the coding sequence ATGACCAACAAAATAGGCGTCATCTCGATGTTCTACGCGCGGCCCTTCGGCCGGGCGAATTTCGGCACCTTCGCGCAAGCGCGCGCGTCGGGCATGGAGTTCATGGAACTTCTCGTCCCCGAGCCGGGCGAACTCGACGCGCGCGAAACCAAGGTGGCCGCCGCCGAGCACGGGCTCGATCTCGTTTTCGCGGCACGCGTCAATCTTCAGCGCGATCTCGCCAGCCCCGACGAAGCGGCACGCAAGGCCGGTCTCGCCTATCTGCACTTTTGCGTCGACGAAGCGGTCGCCTATGGCGTCAAGATCGTCGGCGGCCCGCTTTATGGGGCACCGTTGGTTTTCGCGGGCCGTCCGCCCGCCCCGGTCGACGCGGATGCGCGCAAGCGCCGCTTCGATTGGGTCGTGAACGGATTGAAGGACGCCGCCGCCTATGCCGCCGACAAGGGCGTGATCCTCGGCCTCGAACCGCTCAACCGTTTCGAAACGGATATCGCCAACACGACCGAGCATGCGCTGGAGATCGTCGATGCCGTCGGCAACAAGGCGCTGGGCGCGATGCTCGACACGTTCCACATGAATATGGAAGACCGCGACATCGCCGCCGCGATCCGCAAGGCGGGCAAGCGCATGGTCCATTTCCAGGCCAACGAGAATCATCGCGGCTTCGTGGGCGACGGCCATATCGATTGGCCGTCGGTCGCGCGCGCCATCGTCGCGGTCGGCTACACGGGCCCGATCACGCTGGAGCCGTTCCGCCGCGACGACGTGCCGGCGGGTACGTGCGTCGCCCAATGGCGCGCGCCCCATCGCAACGAAGACGCGGAATTGGCCGCGAGCGGCGCCTATTTGCGCGCGGCATTGGACTCGGCCAGGAGGGCCGCATGA
- a CDS encoding carbohydrate ABC transporter permease — MIDRRSRTQRFFEIELPAAILIVIALAPYAWMAITSIKPTADIARFPVVYWPDEPTLIHYADLLARTTFPKNLLDSLIVAVSACALGLGLSVPAAYAFSRFGFIGRRFLMTQFLTINMFPIVLMIIPLFVAMRSLGLLDTVPGVVLGHATFAIPFAIWMLTSYLNGIPKELDEAAMVDGASRVQTIVKILLPLAAPGIVSTGIYIFVASWNEYLFAMMLSGQNVRTVTVALQLFIGEYTIQWGLLTAGGTLVALPVTLLFLFVQRHLIGGLTAGAVKS, encoded by the coding sequence ATGATCGACCGCCGCTCGCGCACGCAGCGCTTCTTCGAGATCGAATTGCCGGCAGCGATCTTGATCGTGATCGCCCTCGCCCCCTATGCGTGGATGGCGATCACCTCGATCAAGCCGACGGCGGATATTGCGCGCTTCCCCGTGGTCTATTGGCCGGACGAGCCCACGCTTATCCATTACGCCGACCTGCTGGCGCGCACGACATTCCCGAAGAACCTGCTGGACTCACTCATCGTGGCCGTAAGCGCCTGCGCGCTGGGTCTGGGCCTGTCGGTGCCCGCCGCCTACGCTTTCTCGCGCTTCGGCTTCATCGGCCGCCGCTTTCTGATGACGCAGTTTCTGACCATCAACATGTTCCCGATCGTGTTGATGATCATTCCGCTGTTCGTCGCCATGCGCTCGCTCGGCTTGCTCGACACCGTGCCCGGCGTCGTGCTGGGCCACGCGACCTTCGCCATTCCCTTCGCGATCTGGATGCTGACCAGCTACCTCAACGGCATCCCGAAGGAACTGGACGAAGCCGCGATGGTCGATGGCGCCAGCCGCGTGCAGACAATCGTGAAAATCCTGCTGCCGCTCGCCGCCCCCGGCATCGTGTCGACCGGCATCTATATCTTCGTCGCGTCCTGGAACGAGTATCTCTTCGCGATGATGCTGTCGGGCCAGAACGTGCGCACCGTGACGGTCGCGTTGCAGCTGTTCATCGGCGAATACACAATCCAATGGGGATTGCTCACCGCCGGCGGCACGCTGGTGGCGCTGCCCGTCACGCTTCTGTTCCTTTTCGTGCAACGACACTTGATCGGCGGGCTGACCGCCGGAGCCGTGAAATCATGA